The window TCATGAATTCGAAACAACTTTGCCGagaaaaatgggcttttgcccttattttttaaaataagctaaaatgtaaaattcaccttttaaatttcacattttatttatttatttcagttttttaagtttcattctTTTTCAATTAAGTTCTTTGTTAGTGTTTTGTTAGTTGTAGCCGTCAACTTACCAAAACGACGCAGTTTTGgtcattaattaatatttaatttttttatttcttaattaaacaaaaacgttattaaaaaaaaaaaaaaaaaactgccagTGAGAGATTGAGAGACTGAGGGAGAAATagggggaaagagagagagtgtgtgtgagagatCGAGGtggggaaagagagagaaaaaggacaCCCTATGATCTTATGGCTTAAACCAAGCAAATGGGTAGGCTGCCAATGGTTCAATTTGCTGTCGGAGGCATTGTGACTCCGGTCGACACAACACTAATGATGTAATTAGGCTACGATGGTGTGTTCTTGGAGTCTGAGATTTTCAATTGTTCAGATCCATATAAGCGTGTTCGGGGCATAATTCAAGCTATTAGGCATTACAATGATCCACATGTGTTGGTGGAGACTAGTTGTGGGTTGGAGGATAGCAATGCTAATTTGAATCTCGGTAAGGATAGGATCGAACAGTTTGCACATGAAAGTGCTTAGTGGTTCAAGAATCATTGTAATGTATCTCTTTTGTCTGTTTCTGAGCTCAAAAtgtggtttgtgtttttgttttgtaggATAAAATGTTGTTGAGCATATGAGTCTCTTTGATTTTGATATCTCTTAACCCCCTCTTTCTCCCTCTGTCTCTCAGGTATCGGTGGGGTGAGGAATATTTGTTCTTCGGTCGTGGAGAatttagtttatgtttttttttttttttaaattaatgtttttgtaaaattaaaaaaaaaaaattaactaatgaCCAAAACAACGTCGTTTTGGTAAGTTGACGGCAGTAACTAACAGAACACTAAAGGAGAACTcaattgaaaatgaataaaacttagaagactgaaatgacaaaacccaaacttaaaggattgaaatgaaaaaaaagtgaaacttaGAGTgcgagttttgcattttagcctaatattgatttattcattttttgctctctttctctctcttactttttctttgACCCTCTGaaactctcttctctctcaactctctGCTTGCTTCGTGCATGTGAAAAATAAGGTACTAAACTTAACCAAGACAAATAGTATAAGGGAGGTCAAGATCGATAGATGAACACATGAGCAACTCTGTTCATGTTATAGTGTTAAGTGGATAGCAATGACAAGATTTTGAATGTTGTAATATTCACTTTCCAATTAAAGGTAAAGCCTGTTGAGCTAAGTAAACGTTGGCTGGTTATCTTATATGATAGACTGATAAATATTTAAGAAGCTAGTTTTAAGTGTTGTTGTTGCATTGATATGTTATGTGCTACTACAactattgtatttttatagCAGTAGGATAGTTCATTTTGAGGTGGCGTGATGTTGTGGAATGTGGTCAATATGATGAGTTTACTAGAATActattagagcattagcattggggaaTGCTAATGCCAAATCTAAGGGTCATTTGGCATTTGCAACCCCAAAAACTCTTGCATCAGAGAATTGTAAACagcagtattgcaaatttttttgcaatactgctacagtacaattctaaacatAGAATTTTACTGTAGCATGTAttgtaaaagaataataatattttatgatgttTTCCCCTGAAACTTCTCTCTCATCAACACATTCTGCAcggtctcttctctctcttccttctctatttctccatctgctctctcatctCTGAAGCTTTATCGCCATTTCCATCTTCGAAATTTCTCACCCATCTCCATCTCCGAAATTTCTCACCCATTCACCCTCACCCATCTCAATcgattcaccctcacccatcTCCATTGCTGAAGCTTCACCCTCACTCATTCACTAATTCACCCTCACCCATTCACCGATTCGCCCTCACCCATTCACCCTCACCCTTACCCATTCTCaagggtttttgggtttgggttaagATTTTGCAAAAACGAAGCTTCGTTGGTGTTGGGGGATTCAGCTCTATCGGTGTTGGTGCTGACTATAAGGTGGATTTGATCAATGTATAggagtttttgtgtttgtgcttcttttctctctctgcaAGAAAAAGAGGGATtcagcttgtgtttgtgtttgtgtttgagttTTGATCAAAGAATTGTTGTTGATATTTGTAGAGGTGATGATTtattttgaatgggtttgctccgatGATGATTTATTTTGAATGGATTTGCtccggtgatgattttttttgaatgggtttgctccaatgatgatttttttgatcGATGGCCTGGGTTTCAAATCGGCAGCATGGATTTTTGATCGATGGCTTGAgtggtgggtgtggtggccGTTGTTGGCTCCAACTActttgatggtttgtgtgtgtgtggctctgttgatggtttgtgtttgtgtgtgtgtggtgatgggtttggatagGTTGATCGGTGTATCATggatctgtgtgtgtgtgtgtgtgtgtgtgtgtgtggggggggggggggggggggggctctGTGTGTTGAACCGatgctagaggttgagggagaaagagaggaaaaaaaaaatattgttggaaAGCCAGGAAACTGTGACTGAAAAACACttggaaagaaataataaaaaaagattaaaaaataatattttaataaaaatggagTTTTGGGatgctgaaagtattgtaaaatggtatggtataatgataaaatgactttttgtaatggtaaaatagagtaaaattagaattttccaatgctaatgctcttacctTCACAAATTACTGCACACAATTGTATAACTAACTTCATCTATATAATTACTGCCAGATTACAATGGTTGAATTTGTATGTGAAGAATAATGATGGATAGGAATgttctaaaaagttttggaaaatGATATTTCTGTTGGGGATTTTCTTCTAACCTTAAATCTCTAGTGgatttttgcttcttcttttttccttgttttgcaattttgttattgttgtatgACTGCATTTCTGGTTTTGATATCAAAGTTTGCAAGACAATCTAATTTAGCTTTCTTAAGCATCTCCAATAAGCTCTCTAAAACCAATTTAGGAGAGCAAACACACCAAAAACTCACTCCAACAgcttttctatctttatttatttatttttaaagagttgcTACAGTACCTCTCCTGAGTATAGAATATTTTTGTGTTTACTGTAGCACcttcaaatatttttctcaGCTAAAATAATCCCCGATTGAAtaaaagattattatttttcctctttcctCCCTCTCTTGTAGTCTCCACAGTctcttttttcattaaaaaataaaggggaAGCAACTCTCTCACACAAAATCAACACAactttctctcacaaaaatgATCTGGAAAATCCTTCaaccccaaacaaaaattagaacaaaaaaaaaatatagaagtcGATCTAACCCAATCCGGCCGCATGCACAGAGTCTTAACAAGTCGAACCAAAAGCATGCACCTATGTCTTTGAAAACCTTCATGATCTACCGTTGGAACCCAGAAAACCTAGCAAAACCGAAGCTCCAAAACTACCAGATCAATCTAAGAGACTTTGGGTGAATGGTGATGACGTCGAAAAATTgccaccaatgggtcacaccgtactcgcgactcgaagcgaacctgcacgacagaagcaatcgaaagaagtccttcagagagcaccggtgtggtgccggccaaaagctctccgacggtcaagttagaattcttctgttttacttagaaCGTTAGaaagggtcaattaaagcgtacctcgatttctgagggtgttaggccttttatagtgataaagggttgacttttcttcttggtttccaaatcttttccatgtgggactctaatacaaattcctctgagcgtggtgagcaaggatttccatttttggatcttagggcttttctaggcgatacgggcttcggatcatgggcccttactacgtctgtcagcgatgggccttcaaagcgcaGGGGATCATCTTTTATACAGGCCCAGCAGttccgatccgtcaggcccattaaggtaggcccatcaggctctatattttaccatcttcagttgcccccttcaccccaatggtccgtcaccttttaggtcaaaggatcaatggggtgacgatccTAACGTATGGGTTTGACGGGTATTTTATGACGGAGTGAAATCCGTTGGACAAAAGAAGGTTTCAAGTTTATAGTCACAACTGGTTGACGGATTTACGCAAGATAGGATGACGGTTCCAGACGGATCAACCCTTCAGAGGAAGATTCATCAGGTTGACGGTTACATGATGGGTACAAATCTGTTGATGcgtactgacaggttgtcagcatttattgagcatgccacgtgtcaatCTCTGAATGGccgttgtataggatcgaagcgtcgcttcgtcttccgtgcatcttctatatatataaggcgcctcactctctcatttcttcaattttcaatCAGAAATCgtttgtcagagcgaagccgtcaaccttgtcagagcaATCCGTCGAGGACGAGTATCTActgattacaccaaccgtcacctCTCCTCTGCTAAGTGTGGTAAGTACTTCTAATACCATAATCAAGTTACATTTCcgtccatgcattgttgttaggctttccatacccgtcaatACTTTAaaacccgtcggtcttaggtttcatcgtcaattgtaggaaatgtctagtgcgtcaagtaaccagtcggtggttcgtgatgggacgaaatacgaggatgtatacccgtccggtcataaagaccaagagagccccggcgaagataggagtccgtctgcctcttcttcatcctcaacaaatgaggatgtggagatagttgAAATAGAGGGTTCTGATGACGACGGGAATCAAGCACTGGAGTCCGTtgtaggtgctgatggactaaggcggtccatcatgttgccagagtggacggtgcataggtttacatccgtcatcagggagaaacatttcagcacttttagaaccaacttccaaatcccggACTACgtttccatccgtctaccatatgtgtcggagaagtgttactatgaaggggtagacggtgtcggagtatacgagcaggcgttgaaggctgggcttcgattcccgctttctagacttcatagggaacttttgcactatctggggttgtccgtcacccagatatcccctaacgcctggagggtcttcatagccatggagattctttacggtGCAATGTCGGATGGGGAAAGGAGactgacggtccgtgaatttctccactgttaccgtccagacgagatttctggatcaagggggatgtatagttttgctagtcggagccccttgttgaaggtgatctttgagaccccagactcaaatagagactggaagagtcgctacttcttcctggagggtgacagatggatgggccgtccaggggagacggagtacatgcccgtcgacacaacctGGGCAGTGATAAATCAATCGTGTATGCACCCGTCTTAATTTTGTAATGCTTTTCgtatccgtccatttttatgtgtatatcttgatcgcctttctctgcaggtagacggcgcccacaagtTAGCCTTGAGGAAtttagtttccttgaaaagatttgcagaaaaactacgccggaggaaaggacttgggctaagttggtgaacccgaagaccatacattggtactgcgacggtcctgagcccacccaagaggCAATTAGATACGACGAGCGAGTTCATAGACGTAAGCCCGTCGACTTTACTTTGCCATTTAACTGACTTTacttagttttaatttcatccgtcattatttgcagagatggaagaCGCAAAAAGGAGAGCTTTAATTAAGTCtcaagccgtcaagaagagggaatccggcgaggtgGTACCTAGGGTGTCGACTTCAGCAccgaagaggaaaccgacatcaaaatccgaccgtccatttaagcaaccaaaggtctctcttgaacctgtggttggtttaatggctgagggtaacaagaccgtcaccccagctaAGCAGGGGACGGGAAAAGGATTCATGACGGCCCCAGACagtaagcaagagagacctccttcccttctccgcGACGACTCCAAATATGCGTTGGAGAAGCTGTCGTCTATCATCACGGCGGAAGACTATGAAGATCTTGGAAACcactcgacggaggccatgggggagacgggcctctttgccgttgctcaggttggttatgtccgtcaaatatgtttgtttttctcctTCGTTGTTATTTACATTATGTGACTGGCTCTTTTCTTGTttgcagtccttggtcatgatgaagggattACTGGACCGGTGTCTCAATCGTGAGAGTACCTTGGACCGGGTGCGCGCAAAGGCGGAGCAGACGGGGGAAGAGCTTGGTCAACTCCATAAATGGAGGTCCaatatggagaagaagctggagctttctgagaaggcaaggaaagagctggaggagaagacggTCGATGCGTTGACGGTCATAGAGAAAAAGGAGGCGGAGATTAAAGAACTCAAGGAAGAGATCCGTCATGTGAAAGAGGTAGCCGTCAAGGAGTACCGCGATTCAGAGTCCTGTTTGGGCGAGCTGTCGGAGTctttccttcaaggcttcgatGATTCTCTCCGTCAGATCAAGAAGGCCTACCCAGAGCTGGATTTgtcaatggtcaaacttgaggaccaaggccagacttctgccctccccgtcgcctccgaaAATACGAAGGACCTTTTTGGCGAAGACGCTGTTCAAGGAGACGGAGAATCCGtcccgtcgaaggatgtccaAGTCGCTGAACCAAAGAAAGATTAATCtctatgtaatttattttgagaacaatccgtcatttctcttcttttttttttcttcttttttttttttttttaatttacttttcagaacaatccgtcctctttaattgtattaaacacTTGCCTTCCGGGCTTTTGGCTTAATGTTCATATGCTTTCTATCATTGTTTGGAATTTGTTTAAAAGTCCGTCCTTCTTCTTGAGGAAGGATTTTTATGAGAATATTCGTTTATCCGTGATACTCCGTCCACATTGCagacttattattttgtgttgatTGAGCATTTACATCCGTGAGGATTTTCCTTCTCCGTCTATTTTTAGAGGTTTATTATGaggatccgtccactttgtggcgttgtatatcacttttaaatgtACCGCCTACTTaatggacttgtaaaaaattttaacgtagTTAGTGGTCCGTCCACTTCGCGGACACGTTCTTCTATTatttccgtccaccttgtggacttgagtaatcatccctgtaggatgtcatcatccctgtaggatggcCCGTCGgccttgtggactttattttatgtccGTCCATTTAAGGACTTacagtgatcgtccttgtatGACGATCCGTCCGTCTTGTGGACTTTCGattgtatccgtccaccttgtggacttgagttatcatccctgtaggatgatatcatccctgtaggatggtccgtccatcttgtggattTTGGCTACcatccttgtaggatgatcTGTCCATCTTGTAGACTTTATTTTGtctgtccattttatggactgacagtgatcgtccttgtagggtGATATCACCCccgtaggatgatccgtccatcttgtggacattTTGTGTCCGTCAATTTTGTGGACTGAgggtgatcgtccttgtagggcgatccgtccatcttgtggactgcgTTTGTATCCGTCCGTCTTGTGGACTTGAATGATCATCCCTGTAAGAGGTTATCATCCCCGTAgaatgatccgtccatcttgtggactgcatttgtatctgtccatcttgtggacttgaatGATCATCCCTTTAAGAGGTTATCATCCCCGTAgaatgatccgtccatcttgtggactgcatttgtgtccgtccatcttgtggactttatttagtTTCCGTTAATTTTGTAGACAATTATAATGACAtccaagtagaagatcaaagtAATATCTGATTATAGAAATACGTAAAGgaaaaagtgcctgccccctttgggcttaaaaagggcACGACAAGATTTTAGCAAAAAAGACagttaaaagagaaacaaatgctcggcattccatggatgcggtagcttctctccatctgttgtctccaggtggtatgttcctttccttttccatgacgtaactctataaggtccttcccagttggggccgagtttgcCCTGTACAGGGTCTttagttgcacccatgaccttcctgagtacgaggtctcctacttggaagtttctgtgtcggacccgggtGTTGTAatgtctggacatgcgatccttgtatctagcgatcctttgctccgccgccgacctaacctcatctatcaggtccagctgtagcctcatggattcgtcattcctgctttcgtcatggttgtgaaccctgtaacttGTGAGTCCAACTTCTGTTGGGATGaccgcctcgctcccgtatgtcagtcgaaatggcgtctctcctgtcggagtcctcgccgttgtcctgtatgcccatagtatgctcggcaattcttcgggccatatgccctttgccccctcgagccgagtcttgataatctttaacagggatcggttcgtgacttcaacctggccattagcctgaggatgggcgggtgatgagtagtggttttttattcctagctgtgtgcagaaatctcggaagtggccgttgtcgaactgcctcccgttatctgagacaagaactctaggaataccgaacctgcatacgatgcaccgccagacaaaacttctaatgttcttttctgtaatggtggccaaggcttccgcctctacccattttgtgaagtagtcaatacccactaccaagaacttcagCTGCCTTACCGCcattgggaaaggtcccatgatatctagtccccactgagcgaacggccatggagccgttataggGGTTAGCTCCTCAGCTGGTTGTCCGATGAAATtactgaacctttggcatttgtcgcagcttttaacgtaagactcggcatccttctgcatggttggccagtaatacccagctcgtaccagTTTGTGCACTAACGACCGCGATCcggaatggttcccgcatattccttcgtgtacttccctcattacgtagtctgcctcttcaaccccgagacatcttagataaggacgggagaaatctctcttataaaaaatgtattttatcaagacgaaccttgccgcttggacttttacctttctcgctgcctccttctcttctggcagtatcccgtcctttaagtatgaagttatctgtgtagtccagtttctttcggagcgtatctcctgcatgttgtcggggtctattagtggaaagatttgaacaaaggaaagtacattacccggtgtcatcatatgttctgctgaagcggctttggctagccgatcggcgagctcattttctcccctcGGGATCTGGACGACcattgcttttagcccgtcgactctcacccttacttgatcaagatatctcttcaacctttccctcttgcattcataatctccgtttacttgattggtcacgacttgagagtcgcaatacacgaccacactttcagctccggtggctttggctaggtcgagtcctgccgccaccgcttcgtattctgct of the Quercus robur chromosome 10, dhQueRobu3.1, whole genome shotgun sequence genome contains:
- the LOC126704273 gene encoding uncharacterized protein LOC126704273 codes for the protein MTAPDSKQERPPSLLRDDSKYALEKLSSIITAEDYEDLGNHSTEAMGETGLFAVAQSLVMMKGLLDRCLNRESTLDRVRAKAEQTGEELGQLHKWRSNMEKKLELSEKARKELEEKTVDALTVIEKKEAEIKELKEEIRHVKEVAVKEYRDSESCLGELSESFLQGFDDSLRQIKKAYPELDFRQTSLLSIVKLAAEIFGLLLLIITLILAFRKLTTNNTGNAIQTLPEGNVASTNGVSNHDNIQLVALNLV